A window of the Rhizobium brockwellii genome harbors these coding sequences:
- a CDS encoding TetR/AcrR family transcriptional regulator, whose translation MSSAEITGQPTDPQPRRRLSRQDRHRQLLDVAWQIVRDEGTEALTLGRLSERAGVTKPVVYDHFETRPGLLAALYREFDARQTAVMDAALAASQPSLADRATVIATSYVDCVLLQGREIPGVIAALAGSPELERIKREYEAAFIEKCRIALSPFTGAGTIAAAGLWAMLGAAEALSYAAASGDITAVEAKNELFETIVAMVARSMGGGTHPDQLRNTAGLASR comes from the coding sequence ATGTCAAGCGCCGAAATAACCGGTCAGCCGACCGATCCGCAACCGCGCCGCCGCCTGTCGCGGCAGGATCGGCATCGGCAGTTGCTCGACGTCGCTTGGCAGATCGTCCGTGACGAAGGAACGGAAGCGCTGACCCTCGGCCGGCTTTCCGAGCGGGCGGGCGTAACGAAACCCGTGGTCTATGATCATTTCGAAACCCGCCCCGGCCTGCTCGCAGCGCTCTACCGCGAATTCGACGCCCGCCAGACGGCTGTGATGGACGCAGCCCTTGCGGCAAGCCAGCCGTCGCTCGCCGACCGGGCCACAGTCATCGCCACCTCCTATGTCGACTGCGTGCTTCTTCAGGGCCGTGAAATCCCCGGCGTGATCGCAGCACTTGCCGGCTCGCCGGAACTCGAAAGGATCAAGCGCGAATACGAAGCGGCCTTCATCGAGAAATGCCGTATCGCGCTTTCGCCCTTTACCGGTGCCGGCACGATCGCCGCAGCCGGCCTCTGGGCCATGCTCGGCGCCGCCGAAGCCCTCTCCTATGCCGCCGCGTCGGGCGACATCACCGCCGTCGAGGCAAAGAACGAACTCTTCGAAACCATCGTCGCGATGGTGGCGAGAAGTATGGGCGGCGGCACGCATCCCGATCAGCTGCGCAATACGGCCGGCCTCGCATCCAGAT